The genome window CTCGCCGGCACCGTGCTCAGCGAGACCCTCGCCTCGCGTGGCTTGCGCGTCATGGTCTTCGATGCCAGGCGGGCAGGCAGCGCGTCCCATGTGGCGGCAGGCGTGGTGAATCCCATCGTGCTGCGCCGCACCCTGCCGAGCTGGCGCGCGTCGGAAATGCTGGCCGTCGCCGGCGCGTATTACCGGGAGCTCGAGCTCGATTTAGAAGCGGACTACTGGAAGCCCCTGCCCTTCGTGGAGATCTTCCCCACGGCGCAGGAGGCCGCCATCTGGCAGCTGCGCATGCGTGATCTGGAGCACAAGCACATGCTGTCAAGCGCACCGGTGAGCGATGCAGGCCTGGAGAAGCTGCCGCATCCTTACGGTTATGGTGTCGTGTTGCGCTGCGCATGGTTGAATCTGCAGGCCATGATGGCTGATCACCGCGGGCGCTTGATCGCCAGCGGCGCCTTCGAGGAACGGATCATCCATGAGATGGACATCATCCGCAAGGCCCATGGCGTGGAAGTCCTCGGGCGCAGCGCTCCATTGCTGGTGCATTGCGGCGGGCCGTTCAACGAGGTGCCCGGATTGGTGCCTGTGCGGGGCGAAGGGCTCACGGTGCGCCTGCCCGGCCTGGGCCTGCATTGCATGGTGCATCGCGGCGCCTTCATCGTGCCCATCGGCGATGATGTCTATCGCGTGGGCTCCACGTTCGCATGGGATGATGTGTGGAGCGGACCCACCGACGAAGGGAAGCGCCATCTGATTGACCGCCTGCAGCGTTTATGGAGCGGACCGATCGAAGTGCTGGATCACTGGGCCGGCGTGCGCCCAGCGAGCAAGGACAGGCGTCCGATAATGGGCCGCATTGGCCCGCATGAAGCGGTGCTCTCCGGATTCGGTGCGCGCGGAGGACTGCTAGCCCCGTGGTGCGCGGCCCACCTGGCCGATCACTTGCTCAACGGCAAACCGCTGGATCCGGAAGTGGACGTGCAGCGCTTCACCTGAAGGCATGTGCAATCGCAGCTGCTGAGGCATCTTCAGGTCTTGCGTGTCGTGTTCCCCGCACGAACCTGAGCTTTGCGCCGTTCTCACCTCCCATGCGCCATCACGCCCTCCGCATTTCCCGCTTGATCCTGCCGTTCCTGCTGCTCGCTTTGGTCGGTGGGTGCCGAAGCAAGAAGCCCATCGCCTCTAAGCCCGTCCACGACCCGCGCTGGGCCGTGATCGATTCGCTCGCCGGCATCGGGCAATACGCCTCGGCACTGGAGCGCACTGATGAGCTGCTGAGCGAAGCTGGAGCCGAAGGGGATTGGCGCACGGAGTTCACCGCGTGGGTCCGGCGAGCTTCATTTCAGGAGATGATCGGCACCGATCCCGACAGCATCATCGCGCCGATGGATGCGCGGGCATCGCTAGCCGCCACGCCGCTTTCGCAGCTGCTGCGCAGCACGCTCATGGACCGCTGGTGGCAGCGCTATCAGCAGGACCGCTGGAACATCATGGAGCGCACCGAGCTCGACGGCTCCTTCGATGCGGCCGACCCGGAGACCTGGACGCAGGGTCGTTTCATGGAGCGCGTGATCCGTGAGGCGCGCGCTTCCATCGAGCCCTTCGACACGCTGCGCCGGATCCCCGTGGGCGAATTGCGCGAGCTGCTCACCGGCGATTCCGGTGCCTATTACCTGCGCCCCGCGATCTACGATGTGCTCGCCCACCGCGCCTTGCGCATCTTCAGCAATACCGAGACGCGCCTTGCAGAACCGGCATGGCGCTTCTCCCTCGACGACACCGCGCACTTCAGCCTCTTCGAGCCCTTCATCTTCCGGTCGCTCACGCATCGCGACAGCACCGCGTGGGAGTTCCAGGCGCTCCGGATCCATCAGCGGCTGGAGCGCGCGCACATCAACGCCGACAAGCTCGATGCATACGTGGACGCGGCGATGCAGCGACTCGCGTATGTGCGGGAGCGCAGCGTGCTGCCCGATAAGGACAGCCTCTACCTCGGCGCCTTGGAGATGCTGCGCTCACGACTGCCCGAAGATGCCTGCGAAGCGGAGGTGATGGTGGCCATGGCGCGTTGGCACGAAGAGCAGAGCGGCAAGTATGACCGGTTGCGTGGCAACGATTGGAAGTGGGAGCGGCGTACCGCGCTCGACCTCTGCAAAGCGGCCATGGCCAAGTGGCCGGGCACCTTCGGAGCGCGCAACGCCGCCTCGCTGATGTCTGGCTTGCAGCAGCCTTCCATCATCATCACCACCGAGCAGGCTGTTCCGCCGGGCAAAGAGTTCCTCGCGCTGGTGGAATACCGGAACGCCACGAAAGCGTGGCTGCGCGTGGTGGCCGATCCCGAACGCGACGAAGCGGATGCACGCTATGAGCCCAACCGCCAGGCCTGGTTACTGAAGCAGAAACCCGTTGCTGAATGGAGCATCGAGCTGCCCGATGATGGCGACTTGAATGAGCATGCGGTGGAGATCGCGATTGCAGCGCTGCCTTCCGGGCGCTACGTGCTGTTCGCTTCTACCGGTGAGCAACTCGATCCGGTTCGCGCGGCCATCAGTTGGTGCGAAGTGAAGGCCACCAACCTCGCCTTGGTGCATCGCGATGATGGACGCGAGCATGAGCTCCTCGTGCTCGACCGCACCACGGGCAGACCCATCGCAGGGGCGCAGGTGCGGGCGATGGTCAGCTCTTGGGAGGAAGACCAGCGACGGAAGAAGGAGATCGCATTCTCATCCACATCGGATGATGGCATCGCGCGATTCGATCTTGGCAAACAGCAAGGCCATATCGGCTTTCAGGTGGAGCACAGCGATGACTATCATGGCTCCGATGGGCATTACACCCGCCACCGCGAACAAGAAGACCCAGAAGCCATCAGCAGCTTCCTCTTCACCGACCGCGCCATCTATCGTCCAGGTCAAGAGCTCTGGTTCAAGGGCATCGTGGTGGAGGGCAATGGGCGCGATCAGCGCGTGAAGGCGGACTATGGGACCACCATCTTCCTGTACGACGCCAACTATGAGGAAGTCGATTCGCTTGAAGTGACCACCGATCGCTTCGGGGCCTATCATGGAAAGTTCACCTTGCCGCTCAACCGGCTCACCGGCCAATGGTATCTGGAGGATGACGAGCTCCTTGCAGAGAAGTATGTCCGGGTGGAGGAATACAAGCGGCCCACCTTCGAGTTGGTCTTCGATCCCGTGTCGGCAACACCCAAGCTCGGCGAGGAAGCCACGGTCACGGGTGTGGCGAAGAGCTACGCAGGCGTGCCGCTCGATGGCGCCACCGTGCGCTACACCGTGAGCCGCAATGCGCGCATGCCGTGGTGGTGCGGATGGCGCTGGGGCCGATTGCCATGGGGCCGCAGCACCGAGATCGCCAGCGGAGAGGCGGTGTGCGATGCGCAAGGCAAGTTCACCTTGAAGTTCATCGCGCAGGCCGATCGCGCTTTTCCGCAGGAGGCCGATCCGACCTTCAATTATTCGGTGGAGGCCTGGGCCACGGACATCACCGGCGAGACGCAGCGCGCGAGCACCTCTTTGCTCATCGGCTACCGGAGCATCGAGCTCGACATGCCCATCGGGGAGGCACTTGATCGAAGCACTGCGGACAGCATCGCCGTTCGCGTGGCCAACCTCAACGGCGAGCGCGTGGACATCCCCTTCGATGTGCGCATCACGCGTTTGCAGAAGCCAACGGGCAGCGTGAAGCGTCCAAGGCTTTGGGAACGCCCCGATCGTCATCTGATTACTTCTTCTGAGTTCGCGCAGCGCTTCCCGGATGATGCCTACGCCGATGAAGGCGATCTTGAATCTTGGCCCGAAGGCGATGAGGTGATGGTGCATTTGGCCGTTGACCCGAAGGGACGGCGCGTGGTCCTGAGCGGTGTGAAGGATTGGGAAGTGGGCACCTATCGCCTCACCATGCGCGCCACCGACCCAAGCGGTCGTGACGTTGAAGCAAGCAAGGTCTTCACGCTCTTCGATCCGGAGATCCAGAACACGGGCTTTGAGAACGAAGCGTTCCATGCCCAAGTGCTCAAGGATCGATGTGAGCCGGGGGAGAAGGCCGTCCTGCTGCTAAGCTCAGCCCTGCCCGGATGCCGCGTGCTGATGGAAGTGGAGCGCGATGGCCGCATCGCGGTGATGCGCCCCTTCCAGTTGAAGAACGGGCAGCAGCGCGTGGAGATCCCCGTGCTCGAAGAGGATCGCGGCGGCTTCACGGTCCATTTGGTGTGCGTGGAGCGCGGACGCCAGCACGTGGAGGTGCAGCGCATCGAGGTGCCGTGGACGAACAAGCAACTGAAGGTGGAATGGATGAGCTTCCGCGACAAGCTGCTGCCCGGTGCGAAGGAGGAATGGCGATTGAAGATCACCGGCCCGAAGAAGGAGCAGGTGGCAGCGCAGGTGCTGGCGGCGATGTACGATGCCTCCTTGGACCAATTCGCGCAACCCGATTGGGGCATGGCATTGTGGCATGCGAACCAGGCACAGCGCAGCTGGGGAAGGGCTGTGCCGTTCGGCGGGGCGTATGCGCAGAGAGTCAATTGGGGCTATCGCGGCACTGCCGATAGCATAAGGATGTATCCGGTTCTTCTCGCCGACTATTGGAACGGCGGCAGTGGGCGGTATCGCGGATCGGGCATCCGGGGCCATGCAATGCGAGGGGATGTCGAGATGGAGCTTCAGGCGATGCCAGGTGTTGTGGCGCGCGCTGAGGCCGGGAATGTTTCGATGGATAGTGCTTTTGGGTTCACAGTCGTTGATGCGGACGAAGCCTCACTGGAAGTAGTGTCGACCATGCGCAAGGAGGGCCAAGAGCGGACGGAGAATCAATCTGCGCCATCACCATTGCGTACCGACTTCCGCGAGACTGCCTTCTTCTTCCCCGACCTGCTCACCGACCGCGATGGGAGCGTGGTGCTGCGCTTCACCATGCCCGATGCCCTTACGCGATGGAACTTCATGGGCCTGGCGCATACCGCGGATCTGAAGACCGCGCAGTTCCCCCAGAGCGCGATCACGCAGAAGCCGCTCATGGTGGTGCCCAACCTGCCGCGCTACCTGCGCCAGGGCGATCAGATCACGCTGACGGCCAAAGTGAATGTGGTGGAGGGCGGAACGCTCAATGGTGTCGCGCGCCTCGAGCTCTTCGATCCCATCACGAACAAGCCTGTGAATGACATCTTCAGCCTGAAGAAATCCGATCGTGCCTTCACCGCCGCGCCAGGAAGTAGCGCTGTGGTGTCGTGGGGCGTGAAGGTGCCCGATGGATCGGATGCGGTGGCCGTGCGGATCATGGCCAAGGCCGGCAGCA of Flavobacteriales bacterium contains these proteins:
- a CDS encoding FAD-binding oxidoreductase; this encodes MLFTHDALIIGQGLAGTVLSETLASRGLRVMVFDARRAGSASHVAAGVVNPIVLRRTLPSWRASEMLAVAGAYYRELELDLEADYWKPLPFVEIFPTAQEAAIWQLRMRDLEHKHMLSSAPVSDAGLEKLPHPYGYGVVLRCAWLNLQAMMADHRGRLIASGAFEERIIHEMDIIRKAHGVEVLGRSAPLLVHCGGPFNEVPGLVPVRGEGLTVRLPGLGLHCMVHRGAFIVPIGDDVYRVGSTFAWDDVWSGPTDEGKRHLIDRLQRLWSGPIEVLDHWAGVRPASKDRRPIMGRIGPHEAVLSGFGARGGLLAPWCAAHLADHLLNGKPLDPEVDVQRFT